The following are encoded in a window of Amycolatopsis lexingtonensis genomic DNA:
- a CDS encoding DUF1996 domain-containing protein, with the protein MARKTTRTPATGRHRITRRTKIATGGLALALAVGGIVVATTAGRTGEASADEADPSFFLDIAKVPSGVNVNKALQRQGARGTFTVDCGRNENQHFNPDNFIAQPGIKNGAQHLHDYVGNLSTNADSNNKSLVKAGTTCKNGDKSAYFWPVVRIDTGDEEKNPPATQPDRAGSAKDKASTQVDCPDVASKLPDVPDQAMDEVNRNLDLLDTQIDEANKRIANGDLKTPQDIQNAVVGPLKDKRAATIDRIAIAIGRRAAKPTNLGGLAACVLKQNGQGGLDNGGQNSTGQPAELPGVNDKNEVAGNDGEIQRVRSATITFTSGGASKVVAMPQFLRILYGDAKQSTNGPANARPSWTCTGFEDRLTDHYPICPQNSRVERIHAFPNCWDGKNIDSANHRTHIVFADQRGKCPQGFKNVPQLVIKLVYDIPHDVQVKGQYKVDAFPQESHNPRSDHDDFANVMGQRLMNQVVNCINTGKRCSQ; encoded by the coding sequence ATGGCCCGGAAAACCACCCGCACTCCCGCCACGGGCAGGCATCGCATCACCCGCCGCACGAAGATCGCGACCGGCGGTCTCGCCCTCGCGCTCGCCGTCGGCGGCATCGTCGTCGCGACCACCGCCGGGCGCACCGGCGAGGCCAGCGCCGACGAGGCCGATCCGTCGTTCTTCCTCGACATCGCGAAGGTCCCCAGCGGTGTTAACGTGAACAAAGCGCTGCAGAGACAAGGCGCGCGCGGCACGTTCACCGTCGACTGCGGCCGCAACGAAAACCAGCACTTCAACCCCGACAACTTCATCGCCCAGCCGGGCATCAAGAACGGTGCCCAGCACCTGCACGACTACGTCGGCAACCTGTCGACGAACGCCGACTCGAACAACAAGAGCCTGGTCAAGGCCGGGACGACATGCAAGAACGGCGACAAGTCCGCCTACTTCTGGCCGGTCGTGCGCATCGACACCGGCGACGAGGAGAAGAACCCGCCCGCGACCCAGCCCGACCGGGCCGGCAGCGCGAAGGACAAGGCGAGCACCCAGGTCGACTGCCCCGACGTCGCGAGCAAGCTGCCCGACGTCCCCGACCAGGCCATGGACGAGGTGAACCGCAACCTCGACCTGCTCGACACGCAGATCGACGAGGCGAACAAGCGGATCGCGAACGGCGACCTCAAGACGCCGCAGGACATCCAGAACGCCGTCGTCGGCCCGCTCAAGGACAAGCGCGCGGCGACGATCGACCGGATCGCCATCGCGATCGGCCGCCGCGCGGCGAAACCCACCAACCTGGGCGGGCTCGCCGCGTGCGTGCTCAAGCAGAACGGCCAGGGCGGGCTCGACAACGGCGGCCAGAACAGCACCGGCCAGCCCGCGGAACTCCCCGGCGTAAACGACAAGAACGAAGTGGCCGGCAACGACGGCGAGATCCAGCGGGTCCGCTCGGCGACGATCACGTTCACCAGCGGCGGCGCGAGCAAGGTCGTCGCGATGCCGCAGTTCCTCCGCATCCTCTACGGCGACGCCAAGCAGAGCACCAACGGCCCGGCCAACGCCCGGCCCAGCTGGACGTGCACCGGGTTCGAGGACCGGCTGACCGACCACTACCCGATCTGCCCGCAGAACAGCCGGGTCGAGCGGATCCACGCGTTCCCGAACTGCTGGGACGGCAAGAACATCGACAGCGCGAACCACCGCACGCACATCGTGTTCGCCGACCAGCGGGGCAAGTGCCCGCAGGGCTTCAAGAACGTGCCGCAGCTGGTCATCAAGCTGGTCTACGACATCCCGCACGACGTCCAGGTGAAGGGCCAGTACAAAGTGGACGCCTTCCCGCAGGAGAGCCACAACCCGCGCTCGGACCACGACGACTTCGCCAACGTCATGGGCCAGCGCCTGATGAACCAGGTGGTCAACTGCATCAACACCGGCAAGCGCTGTTCGCAGTAG
- a CDS encoding MIP/aquaporin family protein gives MVRNLKAHGLGGEMAAEFVGTMILILFGCGVVAQVAAAGIGDHDSIAWAWGLGVTLGVYVASRISGAHLNPAVTIALAVFKGFEWRKVAPYALAQTAGAFLAAMLVRWNYTEVLNAKDPGLTIKTQGVFSTLPGNGTLPVGDWGAFRDQIIGTAILLIVLFAITDLRNTSPGANLAPVVVGFLVVAIGMAWGTNAGYAINPARDFGPRLASWLTGYDTAWSDQYGFPYWWIPIVGPIIGALVGGAIYKYLIERFLPAGDPLDAMPAKDLEPAN, from the coding sequence ATGGTGCGAAACCTCAAAGCCCACGGGCTCGGCGGCGAGATGGCCGCCGAGTTCGTGGGCACGATGATCCTCATCCTGTTCGGGTGCGGGGTGGTGGCGCAGGTCGCCGCCGCGGGCATCGGGGACCACGACAGCATCGCCTGGGCCTGGGGGCTCGGCGTCACGCTCGGTGTTTACGTCGCTTCGCGGATCAGCGGCGCCCACCTGAACCCGGCCGTGACCATCGCGCTCGCGGTGTTCAAGGGCTTCGAGTGGCGCAAGGTCGCTCCCTACGCCCTCGCGCAGACCGCCGGCGCGTTCCTCGCCGCGATGCTCGTGCGCTGGAACTACACCGAGGTGCTCAACGCCAAGGACCCCGGTCTCACGATCAAGACCCAGGGCGTCTTCTCCACCCTGCCGGGCAACGGCACGCTCCCGGTGGGTGACTGGGGCGCCTTCCGCGACCAGATCATCGGCACCGCGATCCTGCTGATCGTCCTGTTCGCCATCACCGACCTGCGCAACACCTCGCCGGGCGCGAACCTGGCCCCGGTCGTCGTCGGCTTCCTCGTCGTCGCCATCGGCATGGCCTGGGGCACCAACGCCGGCTACGCGATCAACCCCGCCCGCGACTTCGGCCCGCGCCTGGCGTCCTGGCTGACCGGCTACGACACGGCGTGGTCCGACCAGTACGGCTTCCCCTACTGGTGGATCCCGATCGTGGGCCCGATCATCGGCGCCCTCGTCGGTGGCGCGATCTACAAGTACCTGATCGAGCGCTTCCTGCCCGCCGGGGACCCGCTCGACGCCATGCCCGCCAAGGACCTCGAGCCCGCCAACTGA
- the glpK gene encoding glycerol kinase GlpK: MPDYVGAVDQGTTSTRFMIFDHGGNEIARHQLEHEQILPKPGWVEHDATEIWERTRSVIATALNKANLAHSDLAALGITNQRETTVVWNRRTGRPYGNAIVWQDTRTDRIASALEREGKGDVIRRKAGLPPATYFSGGKLQWILENVDGVREDAEKGDALFGTTDSWLIWNLTGGPDGGVHVTDPTNASRTMLMDLETLDWDDELLSFFNVPRAMLPTIRPSSNPGFFGTTRADGPLGGEVAITGVLGDQQAATVGQVCFRPGEAKNTYGTGNFLLLNTGQELVRSQHGLLTTLCYQFGDEKPVYALEGSIAVTGSAVQWLRDQLGIISGAAQSESLARQVEDNGGVYFVPAFSGLFAPYWRSDARGAIVGLTRATTNAHIARATLEAICYQTRDVVEAMQNDSGVTLDVLRVDGGVTANELCMQLQADILGVPVSKPVVAETTALGAAYAAGLAVGFWRSTDELEQNWNEDKRWTPSWSDEQRAEGYAGWQKAVGRTLDWVDVE; encoded by the coding sequence ATGCCTGACTACGTCGGCGCCGTTGACCAGGGCACCACGAGCACCCGCTTCATGATCTTCGACCACGGCGGCAACGAAATCGCCCGCCACCAGCTCGAGCACGAGCAGATCCTGCCCAAGCCGGGCTGGGTCGAGCACGACGCCACCGAGATCTGGGAACGCACCCGCTCGGTCATCGCGACCGCGCTCAACAAGGCCAACCTGGCGCACAGTGACTTGGCCGCGCTGGGCATCACCAACCAGCGCGAGACCACCGTCGTGTGGAACCGCCGCACCGGCCGCCCGTACGGCAACGCGATCGTCTGGCAGGACACCCGCACCGACCGCATCGCCTCGGCGCTGGAGCGGGAGGGCAAGGGCGACGTCATCCGCCGCAAGGCCGGCCTGCCGCCCGCGACGTACTTCTCCGGCGGCAAGCTGCAGTGGATCCTCGAGAACGTCGACGGCGTGCGCGAGGACGCCGAGAAGGGCGACGCGCTCTTCGGCACCACCGACTCGTGGCTCATCTGGAACCTGACCGGCGGACCGGACGGCGGCGTGCACGTCACCGACCCGACCAACGCGTCGCGGACCATGCTGATGGACCTCGAAACCCTGGACTGGGACGACGAGCTGCTGTCGTTCTTCAACGTCCCGCGCGCCATGCTGCCGACGATCCGGCCGTCGTCGAACCCGGGCTTCTTCGGCACCACCCGCGCGGACGGCCCGCTCGGCGGCGAGGTCGCCATCACCGGCGTCCTCGGCGACCAGCAGGCGGCCACCGTCGGCCAGGTCTGCTTCCGGCCCGGCGAGGCCAAGAACACCTACGGCACCGGCAACTTCCTGCTCCTCAACACCGGCCAGGAACTGGTCCGCTCGCAGCACGGCCTGCTCACGACGCTGTGCTACCAGTTCGGTGACGAGAAGCCGGTCTACGCGCTGGAAGGCTCGATCGCGGTCACCGGCTCGGCCGTGCAGTGGCTGCGCGACCAGCTGGGCATCATCAGCGGCGCGGCGCAGAGCGAAAGCCTGGCCCGCCAGGTCGAGGACAACGGCGGCGTCTACTTCGTCCCGGCGTTCTCCGGCCTGTTCGCGCCGTACTGGCGGTCTGACGCGCGCGGCGCGATCGTCGGGCTCACCCGCGCCACGACCAACGCTCACATCGCGCGGGCCACCCTGGAAGCGATCTGCTACCAGACCCGCGACGTCGTCGAGGCCATGCAGAACGACTCCGGCGTCACGCTCGACGTGCTGCGGGTCGACGGCGGCGTCACCGCCAACGAGCTGTGCATGCAGCTGCAGGCGGACATCCTCGGCGTGCCGGTGTCGAAGCCGGTCGTCGCCGAGACCACCGCGCTCGGTGCCGCCTACGCGGCCGGGCTGGCCGTCGGCTTCTGGCGGTCGACCGACGAGCTGGAGCAGAACTGGAACGAAGACAAGCGCTGGACGCCGTCGTGGAGCGACGAGCAGCGTGCCGAGGGCTACGCGGGCTGGCAGAAAGCCGTCGGCCGCACGCTCGACTGGGTCGATGTGGAGTGA
- the mmsB gene encoding multiple monosaccharide ABC transporter permease, whose product MTTTEARPAAPPAERSARRISINPRQSGIYVAFALIVVLFEVLTGGALLEPQNISNIIVQNSYVLILAIGMILVIISGHIDLSAGSVVAMTGAVSAVLMVNWQLPWFWAVLITLVVGAVIGAWQGYWVAYFGIPAFIVTLAGMLAFRALTLTVLGNQGIGPFPDAIRTLSNGFTDGYLGNIGLGPLGGADLVSLLAGVAAVAGIAFTQWRKRSARLGYGQDVDPFGVFVLKIVGIAVLVLALVVQLARFKNLPWVLILLAALVLGYSLVAGKSVFGRHIYAVGGNLQAATLSGVKVKSVTFWIFVNMGVLAALAGIIFAGRLNQAGPTAGVNFELDAIAAAFIGGAAVQGGVGKVVGAITGGLIMAVINNGMSLIGAPSERVMLVKGVVLLAAVAYDIWTKRRAAS is encoded by the coding sequence ATGACCACGACCGAAGCGCGGCCCGCCGCGCCCCCGGCCGAGCGCTCCGCCCGGCGGATCTCGATCAACCCGCGCCAGAGCGGTATCTACGTCGCGTTCGCGCTGATCGTGGTGCTGTTCGAGGTGCTCACCGGCGGCGCGCTGCTGGAACCGCAGAACATCTCCAACATCATCGTGCAGAACAGCTACGTGCTGATCCTCGCGATCGGGATGATCCTGGTGATCATCTCCGGGCACATCGACCTCTCGGCCGGTTCGGTCGTGGCGATGACTGGCGCGGTGTCGGCGGTGCTGATGGTGAACTGGCAGCTGCCGTGGTTCTGGGCGGTGCTGATCACCCTCGTCGTCGGCGCGGTGATCGGCGCGTGGCAGGGTTACTGGGTCGCCTACTTCGGGATCCCGGCGTTCATCGTGACGCTCGCCGGCATGCTGGCGTTTCGGGCGCTGACCCTGACGGTGCTGGGCAACCAGGGCATCGGGCCGTTCCCGGACGCCATCCGCACGCTGTCGAACGGCTTCACCGACGGCTACCTCGGCAACATCGGCCTCGGCCCGCTCGGCGGCGCCGACCTGGTGTCGCTGCTCGCCGGCGTCGCGGCGGTGGCCGGGATCGCGTTCACGCAGTGGCGGAAGCGCTCGGCGCGGCTGGGCTACGGCCAGGACGTCGACCCGTTCGGAGTGTTCGTCCTGAAGATCGTGGGGATCGCCGTACTGGTGCTCGCGCTGGTCGTGCAGCTGGCGCGGTTCAAGAACCTGCCCTGGGTGCTGATCCTGCTGGCGGCGCTGGTGCTCGGCTACTCGCTGGTGGCCGGGAAGTCGGTGTTCGGCAGGCACATCTACGCCGTGGGCGGCAACCTGCAGGCCGCGACGCTCTCGGGCGTCAAGGTCAAGTCGGTGACGTTCTGGATCTTCGTCAACATGGGCGTCCTGGCGGCGCTGGCCGGGATCATCTTCGCGGGCCGGCTCAACCAGGCGGGTCCGACGGCGGGCGTCAACTTCGAACTGGACGCGATCGCGGCGGCGTTCATCGGCGGCGCGGCGGTCCAGGGCGGCGTCGGCAAGGTGGTCGGCGCAATCACCGGCGGCCTGATCATGGCGGTCATCAACAACGGCATGTCCCTGATCGGCGCACCGAGCGAGCGGGTGATGCTGGTGAAGGGCGTCGTGCTGCTGGCGGCCGTAGCGTACGACATCTGGACGAAACGCCGCGCGGCCTCCTGA
- a CDS encoding glycoside hydrolase family 12 protein, giving the protein MHKVVRSLVVSLTVAASVATSAGVATAATWSSSDKWATWSNGGYTVRNDVWGSGAGPQTIWANSYSNWGVWSDQPNTGGVKSYPHSAKNVGKKLSALGKVSSSFNVSRPGSGAYETAYDIWADNNAYETMLWMNKQGAVGPLGSKQTTATVGGHTWDVYKGSNGSNAVFSFVRTSNTDAGTVDVLAVLNWIRARGWFGDVTLGEVQFGFEITSSAGGLDFAANSYSVTSS; this is encoded by the coding sequence ATGCACAAAGTCGTGCGTTCCCTTGTGGTTTCCTTGACCGTGGCCGCTTCGGTGGCCACTTCGGCCGGTGTCGCAACAGCTGCGACGTGGTCGTCTTCGGACAAATGGGCGACCTGGTCCAACGGCGGTTACACCGTCCGCAACGACGTCTGGGGCAGTGGCGCCGGCCCGCAGACCATCTGGGCGAATTCGTATTCCAACTGGGGTGTCTGGTCGGATCAGCCGAACACCGGCGGCGTGAAGTCGTACCCGCATTCGGCGAAGAACGTCGGCAAGAAGCTGAGCGCGCTCGGAAAGGTGTCGAGCAGCTTCAACGTCAGCCGTCCCGGCAGTGGCGCTTACGAGACCGCGTACGACATCTGGGCGGACAACAACGCCTACGAAACGATGCTGTGGATGAACAAGCAGGGCGCGGTGGGCCCGCTCGGCAGCAAGCAGACCACCGCGACGGTCGGCGGGCACACCTGGGACGTCTACAAGGGATCGAACGGCTCGAACGCGGTGTTCTCGTTCGTGCGCACGTCGAACACCGACGCGGGCACGGTCGACGTTCTCGCGGTGCTGAACTGGATCCGTGCCCGCGGGTGGTTCGGTGACGTGACGCTCGGCGAAGTCCAGTTCGGCTTCGAGATCACCTCGTCCGCCGGGGGACTGGACTTCGCCGCGAACAGCTATTCCGTCACTTCGTCCTGA
- the glpK gene encoding glycerol kinase GlpK, with protein MVQRYVMSIDQGTTSTRCILFDARGRLVSVVQREHQQHFPRPGWVEHDAVEIWRNLSRIVPQALADAGASAEQVVGLGIANQRETTVLWDRRTGNPVGRAIVWQDTRTDAMLEQLAREPGADRVRQLCGLPLATYFSAPRIRWLLDRTPGLRERAERGDVLFGTIESWLIWNLTGGAEGGVHVTDVTNASRTMLMNLRTLSWDDELLDFFDVPRAMLPEIRSSTEVYGTTSRVVPGIRIAAALGDQQAALFGQTCFAPGEAKCTYGTGSFLLLNTGPTPVLSTHGMLTTVGFKIGDEPAVYALEGSIAVTGSLVQWFRDGLELIGSAPEIETLARTVEDNGGCYIVPAFSGLFAPHWHSEARGVIAGLTSYITKGHLARAVLEATGWQTREVVDAMNADSGLALSSLKVDGGMTADNLLMQFIADVLDVPVVRPMVAETVSLGAAYAAGLSVGYWPDLEGLRRNWHRAGQWLPAMDPARRATEYGHWRQAVELTFGWMRPGPTAAAPGSDLVEVLLADHRRFEQLLRDLRNAEADRPALVAELAALLVAHATATERIVRPDSPGSPFGDDLLAVLESEDFEKALPHLENIVDAHVRGEERGLLNDLRRSMSTSDRTGLGRAFVAERRRQLDLDCGTADHIRELGDRLTL; from the coding sequence ATGGTCCAGCGGTACGTGATGTCCATCGACCAGGGCACCACCTCCACCCGGTGCATCCTGTTCGACGCCCGCGGCCGGCTCGTCTCGGTCGTGCAGCGCGAACACCAGCAGCACTTCCCGCGGCCCGGGTGGGTCGAGCACGACGCCGTCGAGATCTGGCGGAACCTGTCGCGGATCGTGCCGCAGGCGCTGGCCGACGCCGGGGCGAGCGCGGAGCAGGTCGTCGGGCTCGGGATCGCCAACCAGCGCGAGACCACCGTGCTGTGGGACCGGCGGACGGGTAACCCGGTCGGGCGCGCGATCGTCTGGCAGGACACCCGCACCGACGCCATGCTCGAACAGCTCGCCCGCGAGCCCGGCGCCGACCGCGTGCGGCAGCTGTGCGGGCTGCCACTGGCGACGTACTTCTCCGCGCCGCGCATCCGCTGGCTGCTCGACCGCACCCCCGGCCTGCGCGAACGCGCCGAGCGCGGCGACGTCCTGTTCGGCACCATCGAGAGCTGGCTGATCTGGAACCTCACCGGCGGTGCCGAGGGCGGCGTGCACGTCACCGACGTCACGAACGCTTCGCGCACCATGCTGATGAACCTGCGCACGCTCAGCTGGGACGACGAGCTGCTCGACTTCTTCGACGTCCCGCGCGCGATGCTGCCGGAGATCCGGTCCTCCACCGAGGTCTACGGCACCACTTCGCGCGTGGTCCCCGGCATCCGCATCGCGGCGGCGCTCGGCGACCAGCAGGCCGCGCTGTTCGGCCAGACGTGCTTCGCGCCCGGCGAGGCGAAGTGCACCTACGGCACGGGCAGCTTCCTGCTGCTCAACACCGGCCCGACGCCGGTGCTGTCCACCCACGGCATGCTCACCACGGTCGGCTTCAAGATCGGCGACGAGCCCGCGGTGTACGCCCTCGAAGGCTCGATCGCCGTCACCGGGTCGCTCGTGCAGTGGTTCCGCGACGGGCTGGAGCTGATCGGCAGCGCGCCGGAGATCGAAACGCTGGCCCGGACGGTCGAGGACAACGGCGGCTGCTACATCGTGCCCGCGTTCTCCGGGCTGTTCGCGCCGCACTGGCACAGCGAGGCCCGCGGGGTGATCGCCGGCCTGACGTCGTACATCACGAAGGGCCACCTCGCGCGGGCGGTGCTGGAGGCGACCGGCTGGCAGACCCGCGAGGTCGTCGACGCGATGAACGCCGACTCCGGGCTGGCGCTCTCGTCGCTGAAGGTGGACGGCGGGATGACCGCCGACAACCTGCTGATGCAGTTCATCGCCGACGTCCTCGACGTCCCGGTGGTCCGCCCGATGGTCGCGGAGACGGTGTCCCTCGGCGCGGCCTACGCGGCCGGGCTGTCCGTCGGGTACTGGCCGGACCTGGAGGGACTGCGCCGCAACTGGCACCGTGCCGGCCAGTGGCTGCCGGCGATGGACCCGGCCCGCCGCGCCACCGAGTACGGCCACTGGCGCCAGGCGGTCGAGCTGACGTTCGGCTGGATGCGGCCGGGCCCGACCGCCGCCGCGCCCGGGTCCGACCTGGTCGAGGTGCTGCTGGCCGACCACCGCCGGTTCGAGCAGCTGCTGCGCGACCTCCGCAACGCGGAAGCGGACCGCCCGGCGCTGGTCGCGGAGCTGGCGGCCCTGCTGGTGGCCCACGCGACGGCGACCGAGCGGATCGTCCGGCCGGACTCGCCGGGTTCCCCGTTCGGCGACGACCTTTTGGCCGTACTGGAGAGCGAGGACTTCGAGAAGGCGTTGCCGCACTTGGAGAACATCGTGGACGCGCACGTGCGTGGTGAAGAACGCGGGCTGCTGAACGACTTGCGCCGCTCGATGTCCACTTCGGATCGTACCGGGCTGGGGCGGGCGTTCGTGGCGGAACGCCGCCGTCAGCTGGACCTGGACTGCGGAACCGCCGACCACATCCGCGAACTCGGCGACCGGCTCACGCTTTAG
- a CDS encoding IclR family transcriptional regulator, with product MPGPIQSIERAAAILRLLARGSGRLGVGEIAESLELAKGTAHGILRTLQGVGFVEQDRDSGKYQLGAALLHLGTSYLDVNELRSRAINWADALAARSGEAVRIGAPLEGRVLVVHHVFRPDDSLQTLDVGTLLPLHATALGKVLLAYDTTLKADLESYTRRTLVTQTAIKRACAKVREAGWAAENGEMISGEAGIAAPIRGHGGIVVGAIGVSGAVERICEPDGSPSPRLLGHVRDAARAVSRDLGASRW from the coding sequence GTGCCCGGTCCGATCCAGTCCATCGAGCGCGCCGCCGCGATCCTGCGGTTGCTGGCGCGCGGCTCGGGCCGTCTGGGTGTCGGCGAGATCGCGGAATCGCTGGAGCTGGCCAAGGGCACGGCGCACGGGATCCTGCGCACGCTGCAGGGCGTCGGGTTCGTCGAGCAGGACCGCGACTCGGGCAAGTACCAGCTCGGCGCGGCGCTGCTGCACCTGGGCACGAGCTACCTGGACGTCAACGAGCTGCGCTCCCGCGCGATCAACTGGGCGGACGCGCTGGCCGCGCGCAGCGGCGAGGCCGTCCGGATCGGCGCACCGCTGGAGGGCCGGGTGCTCGTGGTCCACCACGTGTTCCGCCCGGACGACAGCCTGCAGACCCTCGACGTCGGCACGCTGCTGCCGCTGCACGCGACGGCGCTCGGCAAAGTCCTGCTGGCCTACGACACGACGTTGAAGGCCGACCTGGAGTCCTACACGCGCCGGACGCTGGTCACCCAGACCGCGATCAAGCGCGCGTGTGCGAAGGTACGGGAGGCGGGCTGGGCGGCCGAGAACGGCGAGATGATCTCCGGCGAAGCGGGGATCGCGGCCCCGATCCGCGGCCACGGCGGCATCGTGGTCGGCGCGATCGGGGTGTCCGGCGCGGTGGAGCGCATCTGCGAGCCGGACGGCAGCCCGAGCCCGCGGCTGCTGGGCCACGTCCGCGACGCGGCCCGCGCGGTGTCGCGGGACCTGGGCGCGTCCCGATGGTGA
- the mmsA gene encoding multiple monosaccharide ABC transporter ATP-binding protein: protein MTELLGMRGITKTFPGVKALSDVTLSVRQGEIHAICGENGAGKSTLMKVLSGVYPHGTYDGEITFDGQRCEFGSVRDSERRGIVIIHQELALCGQLSIAENIFLGNEQHKRGWIDWNRTNHEADALLRRVGLAENATRAVQELGVGKQQLVEIAKALSKEVKLLILDEPTAALNDDDSAHLLDLLRGLRDEGVTCVIISHKLGEVTAIADTVTILRDGKTIETLDAAGLTEERIITGMVGRDLEHRFPPREPDIGEEVLRIEDWTVHSPTQAGRVIVENASLSLRRGEIVGLAGLMGAGRTELAMSVFGRSYGKDISGRIIKHGKEIDVRSVQDAVRHGIAYATEDRKRYGLNLIEDIQRNVSAAGLGKLAKRGWVNEHAEHDTAARYHRDLRIKAPSVRSVTGKLSGGNQQKVVLAKWIFTDPDVLILDEPTRGIDVGAKFEIYTIINELAAQGKAVLVISSELPELLGLCDRIYALSAGRITGEATREQATQELLMQYMTKERQ, encoded by the coding sequence ATGACCGAACTACTCGGCATGCGCGGGATCACCAAGACCTTCCCCGGGGTCAAGGCGCTGTCCGACGTCACGCTTTCCGTGCGCCAAGGGGAGATCCACGCGATCTGCGGGGAAAACGGCGCCGGGAAGTCCACCCTGATGAAGGTGCTTTCGGGCGTCTACCCCCACGGGACGTATGACGGCGAGATCACCTTCGACGGGCAGCGGTGCGAGTTCGGGTCGGTGCGCGACAGCGAGCGGCGCGGGATCGTGATCATCCACCAGGAACTCGCGCTGTGCGGCCAGTTGTCGATCGCGGAGAACATCTTCCTCGGCAACGAGCAGCACAAGCGGGGCTGGATCGACTGGAACCGCACCAACCACGAGGCCGACGCGCTCCTGCGGCGCGTCGGCCTCGCCGAAAACGCCACGCGGGCGGTGCAGGAGCTCGGGGTCGGCAAGCAGCAGCTCGTCGAGATCGCGAAAGCGCTGTCCAAAGAGGTGAAGCTGCTCATCCTCGACGAGCCCACCGCGGCGCTCAACGACGACGACTCGGCCCACCTGCTCGACCTGCTGCGCGGGCTGCGCGACGAGGGCGTCACCTGCGTGATCATCTCGCACAAGCTGGGCGAGGTGACCGCGATCGCCGACACCGTCACGATCCTGCGCGACGGCAAGACGATCGAGACGCTGGACGCGGCCGGGCTGACCGAGGAACGCATCATCACCGGCATGGTGGGGCGCGACCTCGAGCACCGGTTCCCGCCCCGGGAACCGGACATCGGCGAAGAGGTGCTGCGGATCGAGGACTGGACCGTGCACAGCCCGACCCAGGCCGGCCGGGTGATCGTCGAAAACGCGTCGCTTTCGCTGCGGCGCGGGGAGATCGTCGGCCTGGCCGGGCTGATGGGCGCGGGCCGCACCGAGCTCGCGATGAGCGTGTTCGGCCGGTCCTACGGCAAGGACATCTCCGGGCGGATCATCAAGCACGGCAAGGAGATCGACGTCCGGTCGGTGCAGGACGCCGTCCGCCACGGCATCGCCTACGCCACCGAGGACCGGAAGCGCTACGGGCTCAACCTGATCGAGGACATCCAGCGCAACGTGTCCGCGGCCGGGCTGGGCAAGCTGGCGAAGCGGGGGTGGGTGAACGAACACGCCGAGCACGACACGGCCGCCCGCTACCACCGCGACCTGCGGATCAAGGCACCGTCCGTGCGCAGCGTCACCGGGAAGCTCTCCGGCGGCAACCAGCAGAAGGTCGTGCTGGCCAAGTGGATCTTCACCGACCCGGACGTGCTGATCCTCGACGAGCCGACCCGCGGCATCGACGTCGGCGCGAAGTTCGAGATCTACACGATCATCAACGAGCTGGCCGCGCAGGGGAAGGCCGTGCTGGTCATCTCCTCCGAGCTGCCGGAGCTGCTCGGGCTCTGCGACCGGATCTACGCGCTCTCGGCGGGCCGGATCACCGGCGAGGCGACCCGCGAACAAGCCACCCAGGAACTGCTCATGCAGTACATGACCAAGGAACGGCAATGA
- a CDS encoding substrate-binding domain-containing protein: protein MPLDDGPPLARRGRGTLGVIATGATASGPALHGLRAAAREQGYALNVFSVPGPGDAAVSAAVAGLRLQGVAGIVVLDARYVPDPAPIPLVPAASTDQYAGARRATEHLLDLGHLTVWHLGGPEDGPAARARERGWRETLERHGAEVPPVVRGDWSARSGYRAGQSLAAEPGVQAVFSANDHMALGLLAAFSEAGMRVPRDAHVVGFDDVPEAAYFAPPLTTVRQDFVAAGRQTLAALVARIEGVTAPVRGTVEGELVVRESSRCLRAG from the coding sequence ATGCCCTTGGACGACGGCCCCCCGCTCGCCCGCCGGGGGCGCGGCACGCTCGGCGTGATCGCGACCGGGGCCACCGCGTCCGGGCCGGCCCTGCACGGCCTCCGCGCGGCCGCCCGCGAGCAGGGGTACGCGCTGAACGTCTTCAGCGTCCCGGGCCCCGGCGACGCGGCGGTGTCGGCCGCGGTGGCCGGGCTCCGGCTGCAAGGCGTGGCGGGGATCGTGGTGCTGGACGCGCGGTACGTCCCGGACCCGGCCCCGATCCCGCTCGTCCCGGCCGCCTCGACCGACCAGTACGCGGGCGCCCGCCGCGCGACCGAGCACCTCCTGGACCTCGGCCACCTGACGGTCTGGCACCTCGGCGGCCCCGAAGACGGCCCGGCGGCCCGCGCCCGCGAGCGCGGCTGGCGCGAAACCCTGGAGCGCCACGGAGCCGAGGTACCCCCGGTGGTCCGCGGCGACTGGTCCGCGAGATCCGGATATCGAGCGGGCCAGTCACTGGCGGCCGAACCGGGTGTGCAGGCGGTGTTCTCGGCCAACGACCACATGGCACTGGGTTTGCTCGCGGCGTTTTCCGAAGCGGGGATGCGTGTCCCGCGCGACGCCCATGTGGTCGGCTTCGACGACGTTCCGGAGGCGGCTTACTTCGCGCCGCCGTTGACGACGGTGCGGCAGGACTTCGTGGCGGCGGGCCGTCAGACGCTGGCGGCGTTGGTGGCCCGGATCGAGGGTGTCACGGCTCCGGTGCGGGGGACGGTCGAGGGGGAGCTGGTGGTGCGGGAGAGCAGCCGCTGCCTGCGGGCGGGCTAA